Within the Terriglobales bacterium genome, the region ATCGTTGTCATAGTCTCCAATGGCCACGCCCATTCCGTACATGCTGACCGCCAGCCCGGCCTTGGCCGTAACGTCGGTAAATGTGCCGTTACGATTATTGTGATAGAGCTTGAGTGTGGATGCAGCATGATGATGCCCAGACCAGTCTTCCCCGTTTATCAATAAGATGTCGGGATAGCCGTCGCCGTCGTAGTCAATGAATGCGCAGCCCGGCCCCAGGGTTTCAGGAAGATACTTTCCGCCAAAAGCACCGTTGTTATGAATGAAGCGGATTCCAGCAGATTGAGTAATGTCCGTGAAATGAACGGCTCCCGGTGGCGTCTGGGCAAAAGACAACAGGTTGGCCACCACGTAAACAAAACTCAAGAACAGCACCGTGAACGGAAACTTCAACTTGGTCGATATCATTTTCTTCCTTTGGGGAGTGAGAGTTTTTGCAGGTCAACCTCTCCATTGCCTGTTCGTTTTAAGCCCTGAAGTCCCGCGGTACGAGGCGGAGGCGCGATGCTTGCAGGCGTTAATGGGACCGAGTCGTGCACGTGGATCGCCTGACGTTCGTTGTTATCCTCAGGATGAAGCTGCCGGTATGTGCCGGTAAGAGCTTGGGCGGATTCATCGGCCTTAAAGCGCAAATAAAGCGTCTGCTCATGCTTTGCTTTCTCTGCTTCGCCCAAGCCCTGGTAGCAGAGCATGAGATTGTAGTGTGCCTGAAGGTCCTCAGGATCAATGCTGAGCACCTGTTGCAACTCAGCAATGGCATCACTGTACTTGCGCTGCAGGAAGTAGAGTCTGCCCAGGTCATTGCGTGCAACGCGGTCATGCGGATATTGCGCCAGCATAGTATTCAAATGAGCAACGGCTTCGTCGTATTTGCCTTCGGTGCGCAATACGCGGGCAAAGAAGTAGTTAGCACGTGCCAGATCGGGTTTGAGTTGCAGCGCCTTTTCCAGGACCTGGCGGGCGCGCTCCATGTCGCCTTCCTGAACTGCTACGCGGCCTAGATTGACCCATCCGTCCGGGTTGCCTGAATCGATTTTTGTTATTTGTTCAAAGGCCTGTTGCGCGCCCTTGAGATCGCCTTGCAGGAACAAGCCAATGCCATAGTCATTCCAGCGTGTCCAATCCTCGGCTCGCAAGTCAATCTTGGGTTGCGTACCGACAGCGTTCGCTGGCAATACTGTCACCATGACCTCGTCTTCCGAAAGGGCGACAATGGGCAAATCGGGAATGTGCTTGAGCTTGCCGGAAACGTTCGAAGTATCACCTGTGAAAACAAAGCTCCGGTCATCATAGTCAGGTGTCGTTGGCGGCTGCGATACTTTGGGATCGGGTACACCGGCAAAAGAAAACTGTGTATTCCACCAGGCAAATTTTCGGTAGCAGAGCTGGGCGTGAAGTTTAATCTTGTCGCCGGCATATTGCGGGACCTTCAAACGGTAGTGGACCGTATCAGCCGCCCCGGGTGGGATCAAGCGGACATAAACCACAGCGCGGTTTGCCCAGGCATTGCGTTTGTTGATGGCGTTGCCGTGCGCATCCACCAGGAGCGAGCGGTAGAAGTGTGCGCCCTTTTCCACCGGACCCTTTCCATCGTCTTCGACCTTTCCGCTCCAGAAAATAACTCGATCTTTATCGTCGGTTGCCTTCAACTCCAGCCAGGTGTCATAGGCATCCACCGTGCCTCCGGGGAAGAAGTGGCCGACTTTGCGGGTACGCACAACCACATCGACCAAAACCGTATCTCCGCGCCGGACTGTCGGATTAATCCGGTTCAGAGGAGCGCTAACCGGCGATACCGTTCCCCCACCGGCCTGGGGTGTGGAGGTCTCGGTTTCCTCGCCGACCGCGAATGAGGTGGCCAACTCCGAGGATGGAAGCGCTGCTCCTCCGCTTTTTGAGGGAGCGGCAGAGATGGCAAAAATGTCCACGGAGACCGTGCCTTTCATAAAGTCTTCCGTGAGTTTGAGCTGTGCGGGATCTTCATTCGCAGTCGGCACAGCGGTATTGGCGCCTGGAAAAGCATGCGAATGTACAAACCCATTGACTGCGCCGGCGTCGGCTGATTTCACCGTCGGCATGTGGCAGTCAGCGCACTGCTGGGGCTTGGGCGGATAATAAAACGAACGGGCCCCAAACCCTGAGACTCCGCTGGCTTGCCAATTGTCATATTCGTTGAAGCCGCGAATCCAGCGATAGTGGTTCACCGGGATATCCAGGTGAACTTTGTGGCAACTTGAACAGAACTCCGCCGTCTGCGTCCGCATGAAGGGTTTCAAAAACACCCGGCGATGCGGCTCGGGATTCAAATTGACTACATAGTCGTGGACCCAACGTATGGCCGGATTTTTGCTGGCGGCAAGTTCATGTAGTTTTGGATATTCCAGCATGAAGTCCCCTTGACCCATGGTGCTCTTCACCTGAGAGATGGAATGGCACATCATGCAGCCCAATCCTGCCTGCGCCTCTGGCCGGTTCACGATTTGCTTGATCGGAGTATCAAACATCCCGCTGTAAAGCAGTGCCGGATCATGACAGCCGGCGCACCATTTTGAGGGCTTCACGCCAACCACGTCTTGCATGTACTCAACGCTCTTCCGGTACCACTGATTGTTAAAAGATGAAAAATGGTGCATTGAGCCAGACCATTGCCTAAAGATGTCACTGTGGCAACGCTGGCAGGCATCAGACTCCATGAAGTAGTTGCTCGGAATTTTTCCTTTGTGGGCGGTTTGCGCCGAACTGGGAAAGAAGGGGCCATTGGGACCGTCGCCTTCTCCATCCATGCTGATTGGCGGTGATGCAGGATTGCTGATCTGGTGAGCGCTCAGCCAGAGTCCTTCGCGTATCTTCAATCCACCAAAACCTAAAGCCGCAGCCAAACCAAGAAACAACGCGAGACGGAATGCCGCCATGGCATTTCCACCTGCGAGCCAACCCTTCGATCCCACCCAGCGCGCGGCCAGAACCGCAACTCCCGCCACGGAAAATGCGATGTGCGCATACATCCAGTTCCAGTGCGAATGCGCCGTGCCTGTAAACAGAAGAACAATTCCTAACCCAGCGCCCAAGGTGATGAGCATCCATCCAGCGTGCAGCTTGAAGTTTTGTGGCGAAAAAATATGGCGTATTTTCGGAATAAGGAAAAGAGCAGCAAGGATGCCAAGACCCGCATGCAGCAACACGATCGCGATGTAAGTGAGCGTAGGCGATGGAAAAACATAAAGATAAACGGCGCTGACGAACAGGAGAATGATCAGCACCGACAGCTTGCGCCAAGATGAAGATGAAGACGAAGATGAACCCGACTTATTGGACACGAACTACCCTCATACCCAAGTCAGAAAACCTCCCGATGAGGCAATCACAGAAGCGGATTGTTACTATACCAAGCTGGCGAATATAGCCCGAGGATGACTTGGGGGACAATAGTATAAAAATACTAGAGGCCCGCAGAGTAACCCCGGGAAGAATCCAGGCAGGCTTCACTTCTCCGAGGAGTGTTAAG harbors:
- a CDS encoding tetratricopeptide repeat protein, whose protein sequence is MSNKSGSSSSSSSSWRKLSVLIILLFVSAVYLYVFPSPTLTYIAIVLLHAGLGILAALFLIPKIRHIFSPQNFKLHAGWMLITLGAGLGIVLLFTGTAHSHWNWMYAHIAFSVAGVAVLAARWVGSKGWLAGGNAMAAFRLALFLGLAAALGFGGLKIREGLWLSAHQISNPASPPISMDGEGDGPNGPFFPSSAQTAHKGKIPSNYFMESDACQRCHSDIFRQWSGSMHHFSSFNNQWYRKSVEYMQDVVGVKPSKWCAGCHDPALLYSGMFDTPIKQIVNRPEAQAGLGCMMCHSISQVKSTMGQGDFMLEYPKLHELAASKNPAIRWVHDYVVNLNPEPHRRVFLKPFMRTQTAEFCSSCHKVHLDIPVNHYRWIRGFNEYDNWQASGVSGFGARSFYYPPKPQQCADCHMPTVKSADAGAVNGFVHSHAFPGANTAVPTANEDPAQLKLTEDFMKGTVSVDIFAISAAPSKSGGAALPSSELATSFAVGEETETSTPQAGGGTVSPVSAPLNRINPTVRRGDTVLVDVVVRTRKVGHFFPGGTVDAYDTWLELKATDDKDRVIFWSGKVEDDGKGPVEKGAHFYRSLLVDAHGNAINKRNAWANRAVVYVRLIPPGAADTVHYRLKVPQYAGDKIKLHAQLCYRKFAWWNTQFSFAGVPDPKVSQPPTTPDYDDRSFVFTGDTSNVSGKLKHIPDLPIVALSEDEVMVTVLPANAVGTQPKIDLRAEDWTRWNDYGIGLFLQGDLKGAQQAFEQITKIDSGNPDGWVNLGRVAVQEGDMERARQVLEKALQLKPDLARANYFFARVLRTEGKYDEAVAHLNTMLAQYPHDRVARNDLGRLYFLQRKYSDAIAELQQVLSIDPEDLQAHYNLMLCYQGLGEAEKAKHEQTLYLRFKADESAQALTGTYRQLHPEDNNERQAIHVHDSVPLTPASIAPPPRTAGLQGLKRTGNGEVDLQKLSLPKGRK